The Bacteroidia bacterium genomic sequence GCACAAATGACATGCACGTACACGGATATGTAATACCAAATACTCATTGTATTATTTTTTTATAGATTTATATGTTCCTGCCACTGCTCGAAAACTCTTTTCTTATTCATTAAAATATTGACGTGCTGATTCGCAAAGTGAATCGGAAATTTCATTTTAAAAAATACTTCCTGTTAAACGCCTCCAAATCGTATTGACACCCCAAAATAAAGAAACAATATGCTAATTACGGTAACAGCTATAATATGCGAACCTAACCACCATAAATTATTTTTAGTTACTCTTGGAAAAATGAAAACACGTACATCAATAGCTAATAAAACAATCAGCAATAATAAAAATAACTTGATTGATATTGCTGTTTCTATTGGATTGGAAAAACTAAACAAGGTTACATGATAAACGGAAATGGACATCCAAACGCCTGTAACCACCTGAAGGAGTAGGGAAGGTAGTCCGATAATTTCATATTTTTTCTCAAAAGCTTTAATAATTTCTGGATCTTTCCTTTTTAGAGCTTCAGGTAAATAACGGATACACAACAACAAATGCCCTCCAATCCATATTGTGGCACCCAATACGTGTAATATGATTAACCATTTAAGCACGTACTTTGTTTAATTGTTTTTCCAATTCAATAGCTTTAGGGAATAGGATATTATTTTCTAAATGAATGTGTTCAAGGAGGTCTTCTTCAAATTCTTTGAGTTTAGCAAACAGTATCTTGTAAGAGGAA encodes the following:
- a CDS encoding copper resistance protein CopD; this encodes MGATIWIGGHLLLCIRYLPEALKRKDPEIIKAFEKKYEIIGLPSLLLQVVTGVWMSISVYHVTLFSFSNPIETAISIKLFLLLLIVLLAIDVRVFIFPRVTKNNLWWLGSHIIAVTVISILFLYFGVSIRFGGV